The Apium graveolens cultivar Ventura chromosome 11, ASM990537v1, whole genome shotgun sequence genome has a window encoding:
- the LOC141698244 gene encoding putative histone H2B.1 codes for MAPKGEKKPAEKKPAEATKTPAEKKPKAGKKLPKDATASGADKKKKRSKKSVETYKIYIFKVLKQVHPDIGISSKAMGIMNSFINDIFEKLAGESSKLARYNKKPTITSREIQTAVRLVLPGELAKHAVSEGTKAVTKFTSG; via the coding sequence ATGGCACCAAAAGGAGAGAAGAAGCCAGCAGAGAAGAAGCCCGCAGAGGCAACCAAAACCCCGGCAGAGAAGAAGCCGAAAGCCGGAAAGAAGCTCCCCAAGGACGCAACAGCAAGCGGAGCAGacaagaagaagaagaggagCAAGAAGAGCGTGGAGACTTACAAGATTTATATCTTTAAGGTGTTGAAGCAAGTGCATCCTGATATCGGAATATCCAGCAAGGCAATGGGGATTATGAACAGTTTCATTAACGACATTTTCGAGAAATTGGCTGGGGAGTCTTCCAAATTGGCCAGGTATAATAAGAAGCCTACCATTACGTCCAGGGAAATTCAGACTGCTGTGAGGTTGGTGTTGCCTGGAGAGCTGGCCAAGCATGCTGTTTCGGAGGGGACCAAGGCTGTTACCAAGTTTACCAGCGGTTAA
- the LOC141697116 gene encoding uncharacterized protein LOC141697116: protein MENKPSDSPNLKSSSEIRYGMKREFAAMMKNQSQFVSIGRTRSSNSPIINPNLDNLADKKAKISANLSVPEVKAVRVEVMSEEEEPKSGIVDVMSDDEKKSDDLKVLNDVEGDSGEVVFDNTYSLRRVTRSLSRPGAVKEGVGECSVVKNVVEENVEDENVGEKNVVEKNVVEKRPMKLKELLETGLLEGVGVRYLRGSKVRTGNGLYGIIKGDGVLCFCDVCGGTTVVSPNHFELHAGSANKRPPEYIYLENGRTLRDVLNACKDAPLESMKATIQHAIGSSSAENSIPLNCQKCSAFLPDSGDCRRRLLCASCTVTKELKASSPQQRDMGDRSHQSPSGARSSDGNRNETLSRSKGKGRLTRKDTMMHKKGFEELVEGAEVAYYVRGEKLLEGYKQGSGIFCMCCNREVSPSQFEAHAGYASRRKPYLNIYTSNGVSLHEWAVKLSLKREISAADNDDLCSICADGGELLCCDTCPRAFHSECLSMQDIPKGKFHCRYCKNTFEKEKFVEHNANAVAAGRVAGVDPIEQITTRCIRIVGTTTDIGGCALCRGHDFSTGFNEGTVIYCDQCEREFHVRCLKEHNIADLKELPTEKWFCCTGCSNIYSVLDNMVAVGDTKLSDSLMNLIKRKYEEKSSQSFGDLDIKWRLLLGKMASDETRNLLSSAVSIFHEQFNPIANSNTRDLDFIPRMVYGGRAGDQEFGGMYCAILTVNSSVVSAGLFRIFGQEVAELPLVATGSNYQGLGYFQSLFSCIENLLGSLNVKTLVLPSADEAKSIWTKKFGFEKIDQEQLKTYREHHQMMVFQGTSMLQKPVYQM from the exons ATGGAGAACAAACCCTCAGATTCACCCAATCTCAAAAGCTCTTCGGAGATTCGTTACGGCATGAAACGCGAGTTCGCGGCGATGATGAAGAATCAATCTCAATTCGTCTCAATTGGCCGTACACGCTCCTCGAATTCCCCAATTATTAACCCTAATCTCGACAATCTCGCTGACAAGAAGGCTAAAATCTCGGCTAATTTATCGGTCCCCGAGGTGAAGGCAGTTAGGGTTGAGGTGATGAGTGAGGAGGAGGAGCCGAAGAGTGGCATTGTTGATGTGATGAgtgatgatgagaagaagagtGATGATTTGAAGGTTTTGAATGATGTGGAAGGGGATTCTGGTGAAGTTGTTTTCGATAATACGTATTCGTTGAGGCGTGTTACCAGGTCGTTATCGAGACCTGGTGCTGTTAAAGAGGGAGTTGGAGAATGTAGTGTTGTGAAGAATGTAGTGGAGGAGAATGTAGAGGATGAGAATGTAGGGGAGAAGAATGTAGTCGAGAAGAATGTAGTCGAGAAGCGTCCGATGAAGCTTAAGGAGTTGTTGGAGACTGGTTTGCTTGAAGGAGTTGGAGTGCGGTATTTAAGGGGATCGAAG GTTAGGACGGGTAATGGGCTTTACGGAATTATAAAAGGAGACGGTGTTTTGTGCTTTTGTGATGTTTGCGGAGGAACTACA GTTGTGAGCCCTAATCATTTTGAGCTACATGCTGGTAGTGCGAATAAACGTCCACCTGAatatatatatttagaaaatggAAGGACACTTCGTGATGTTTTGAATGCATGTAAAGATGCCCCACTGGAATCTATGAAAGCGACCATACAACATGCTATTGGTTCTAGTTCTGCAGAAAACTCCATTCCTCTTAATTGCCAGAAATGCAGTG CGTTCCTACCTGATTCTGGTGATTGTAGAAGGAGGTTGTTGTGTGCCTCCTGCACTGTCACCAAAGAACTTAAAGCTAGTTCGCCCCAGCAAAGGGATATGGGTGATAG GTCACATCAATCTCCTTCCGGTGCTAGGTCTTCTGATGGGAACAGAAATGAAACTTTGTCGAGGAGCAAGGGCAAGGGAAGATTGACCAGAAA AGATACAATGATGCATAAAAAGGGATTTGAGGAACTGGTCGAGGGAGCTGAAGTGGCTTATTATGTTAGGGGGGAG AAATTGTTAGAGGGATATAAACAGGGGTCTGGAATTTTTTGTATGTGCTGCAACCGTGAG GTCAGTCCGTCACAATTTGAAGCACATGCTGGTTATGCATCACGGCGCAAACC CTATCTAAATATCTATACTTCCAATGGAGTCTCTCTCCATGAATGGGCAGTAAAATTATCACTGAAAAGAGAGATTTCTGCAGCTGACAACGATGATCTCTGCTCCATCTGTGCAGATGGTGGGGAACTTCTGTGTTGTGATACTTGCCCTAGAGCTTTTCACTCTG AATGTTTATCTATGCAAGACATCCCAAAAGGTAAGTTCCACTGTAGATACTGTAAAAATACCTTTGAAAAGGAAAAATTTGTGGAGCACAATGCCAATGCTGTTGCTGCTGGACGCGTTGCTGGAGTTGATCCAATTGAACAAATAACTACGAGGTGCATTCGAATTGTTGGTACTACTACTGATATTGGTGGATGCGCTCTCTGCAG AGGCCATGATTTTAGCACCGGATTTAACGAGGGGACAGTAATCTATTGTGATCAG TGTGAAAGAGAATTTCATGTCAGATGTTTAAAGGAACACAACATTGCTGACCTCAAG GAGTTACCAACGGAAAAATGGTTTTGCTGCACAGGGTGCAGTAACATTTACTCTGTTTTGGATAACATGGTAGCTGTAGGTGACACAAAATTGTCCGATTCTTTAATGAATCTCATTAAGAGAAAGTACGAGGAGAAAAGCTCGCAGAGTTTTGGTGATCTCGATATAAAATGGAGGCTCCTGTTGGGGAAAATGGCGTCCGATGAAACTAGGAATTTGCTTTCCAGTGCTGTGTCCATCTTTCAT GAACAATTTAATCCCATTGCTAATTCGAACACAAGGGATCTCGATTTCATCCCACGTATGGTCTATGG AGGGCGGGCTGGGGACCAAGAGTTTGGAGGAATGTATTGTGCAATATTGACAGTAAA TTCATCTGTTGTATCTGCTGGGTTATTTCGAATATTTGGACAGGAAGTAGCTGAATTACCTCTAGTTGCTACAGGTTCCAACTATCAAGGACTG GGTTATTTCCAGTCGCTTTTCTCTTGCATTGAAAACCTTCTTGGATCGCTGAATGTGAAGACTTTGGTTCTTCCATCTGCTGATGAAGCAAAATCAATATGGACCAAGAAGTTTGGTTTTGAAAAGATTGATCAGGAGCAG CTGAAAACATATAGGGAGCATCACCAGATGATGGTATTTCAAGGTACATCAATGTTGCAGAAGCCAGTATACCAGATGTGA